A genomic stretch from Limanda limanda chromosome 11, fLimLim1.1, whole genome shotgun sequence includes:
- the LOC133014419 gene encoding polycomb protein SCMH1 isoform X2, with translation MRKPVPQKAIEWKDARRIKHARSGRPSRVPSQYQGHFSWEKYLKETGAAAAPASCFKQSPTPPVNEFKAGMKLEAQDPRNTTSTCIATVVGLTGSRLRLRLDGSDNKNDFWRLVDSSEIQPIGSCEKSGGMLQPPLGFRLNASSWPMFLLKTLNGAEMAPSRIFHKEPPAPEQNSFQMGMKLEAVDRKNPHFICPATVGALRGVEVQVTFDGWRGAFDYYCRYDSRDIFPVGWCSLTGDNLQPPGTKVVLPKSLGALADGGVETPAMHPTPTLGRPPGQRGRKPGRRKTKVTVPWGQKASALGPQSIQPSKDLEPIKVPKKRGPKPGNKLNWAKRAGWLEDAMAGPGRPATVPGRTRGRLPANWTQTLALQQAQTQAQPIKIPKKRGPKPGSKRKPRVVPNPVPTSPTSSTPEPDTSTVPLDNATIPNSALQAPTVCVYLNKYGKVGLHLDQRRIQQLPDHFGPGRASSVLQQCVQACVDSAHDQSTVFSCLKSGQGGEVISAYFDEQQHTLTLPTVSSVTYVLRFLEKLCHNLHCDALFGSQPVARGALHYNSLTYTTERRSFGDSLTTGPGNKRFLQNYNSPLPQKLAKISRHSTDGESFMENSVATSEHLKKSPLSPNSTALSPGLRSPTKLLHHNSFTGSLRESPRPSGQDPNLWTVEDVMKYIREIDPVLAPHADLFRKHEIDGKALLLLRSDMMMKYMGLKLGPALKLTFHIDKLKRQ, from the exons ATGAGGAAACCCGTACCACAGAAAG CTATAGAGTGGAAAGATGCCAGAAGGATCAAGCATGCCCGGAGCGGACGGCCCTCCCGGGTGCCTTCACAGTACCAAG GACATTTCAGCTGGGAGAAATACTTGAAAGAGACCggcgctgctgctgcacctgctTCATGCTTCAAACAG AGTCCCACGCCTCCGGTTAACGAGTTCAAGGCCGGGATGAAGCTGGAGGCCCAGGACCCGCGGAACACCACGTCCACCTGCATCGCCACAGTGGTGGGCCTGACGGGCTCGCGGCTGCGGCTGCGATTGGACGGCTCCGACAACAAGAACGACTTCTGGCGCTTGGTGGACTCCTCAGAGATCCAGCCTATTGGCAGCTGTGAGAAGAGTGGAGGCATGCTGCAGCCGCCACTCG GTTTCCGGCTCAACGCTTCCTCCTGGCCCATGTTCCTACTGAAAACACTAAATGGAGCTGAGATGGCACCGTCTCGCATTTTTCACAAG GAGCCTCCCGCACCGGAGCAGAACTCCTTTCAGATGGGCATGAAGCTGGAGGCGGTGGACCGGAAGAATCCCCACTTTATCTGTCCAGCCACAGTGGGTGCGCTGCGTGGTGTTGAGGTGCAGGTCACCTTCGATGGCTGGCGGGGGGCCTTTGACTACTACTGCCGCTACGACTCACGCGACATCTTCCCCGTTGGCTGGTGCTCACTCACCGGAGACAACCTCCAGCCGCCTGGTACCAAAG TAGTGTTGCCTAAGAGTCTTGGGGCGTTAGCAGATGGGGGTGTAGAGACTCCAGCCATGCACCCCACCCCAACACTGGGCAGACCTCCGGGTCAGAGAGGACGGAAGCCAGGCCGGAGGAAAACCAAGGTCACAGTTCCCTGGGGTCAGAAGGCTTCAGCGTTGGGACCACAGAGCATCCAACCGAGCAAAGACCTTGAGCCCATCAAGGTCCCCAAAAAACGAGGGCCCAAGCCTGGCAACAAG CTGAACTGGGCAAAGAGAGCTGGCTGGCTGGAGGATGCCATGGCTGGCCCGGGCCGGCCGGCGACAGTCCCCGGGCGAACCAGGGGCCGACTGCCGGCCAACTGGACACAGACGTTAGCGCTGCAGCAGGCCCAGACTCAGGCACAACCCATCAAGATCCCAAAGAAACGAGGGCCCAAGCCTGGCAGCAAG agaaAACCGCGCGTGGTCCCTAATCCAGTCCCCACGTCTCCCACCAGCAGCACCCCAGAGCCCGACACCAGCACTGTGCCTCTGGACAATGCCACCATCCCCAACTCTGCACTACAGGCTCCCACAG tttgtgTTTACCTAAACAAGTACGGCAAAGTTGGACTCCATTTGGACCAGCGGCGTATCCAGCAGCTCCCGGACCATTTTGGGCCCGGCCGAGCGTCCTCGGTGCTCCAGCAGTGTGTCCAGGCTTGTGTGGACTCCGCTCACGACCAGAGCACCGTCTTCTCTTGCCTTAAATCTGGCCAAGGTGGTGAAGTCATTTCTG CGTACTTtgacgagcagcagcacaccCTGACCCTGCCCACAGTCAGCAGCGTCACCTACGTCCTCCGCTTCCTGGAGAAGCTTTGCCACAACCTTCACTGCGATGCGCTGTTTGGCAGCCAGCCTGTTGCCAGAGGAGCCCTGCACTACAACAGTCTCACGTACACGACAG AGCGGAGGAGTTTTGGTGACAGCCTGACGACGGGCCCCGGCAACAAGAGGTTCCTCCAGAACTACAACAGTCCGTTACCACAGAAACTGGCCAAAATCTCCCGACACTCCACCGATG GTGAGTCCTTCATGGAGAACAGCGTGGCCACATCCGAGCACTTAAAGAAAAGCCCCCTCTCTCCAAACTCCACGGCTCTGTCACCGGGTCTCAGGTCTCCCACCAAGCTGCTGCATCACAACAGCTTCACAG GCAGTTTACGGGAGAGCCCGAGACCCAGCGGTCAGGACCCCAACCTGTGGACGGTGGAGGACGTCATGAAGTACATCAGAGAAATCGACCCCGTGCTGGCACCACACGCCGACCTTTTTAGAAAACAT GAGATTGACGGCAAAGCACTCCTGTTGCTGCGTAGCGACATGATGATGAAATACATGGGCTTGAAGCTCGGCCCCGCCCTCAAACTCACCTTCCACATCGACAAGCTCAAGCGGCAGTGA
- the LOC133014419 gene encoding polycomb protein SCMH1 isoform X1 — MRKPVPQKAIEWKDARRIKHARSGRPSRVPSQYQGHFSWEKYLKETGAAAAPASCFKQSPTPPVNEFKAGMKLEAQDPRNTTSTCIATVVGLTGSRLRLRLDGSDNKNDFWRLVDSSEIQPIGSCEKSGGMLQPPLGFRLNASSWPMFLLKTLNGAEMAPSRIFHKQEPPAPEQNSFQMGMKLEAVDRKNPHFICPATVGALRGVEVQVTFDGWRGAFDYYCRYDSRDIFPVGWCSLTGDNLQPPGTKVVLPKSLGALADGGVETPAMHPTPTLGRPPGQRGRKPGRRKTKVTVPWGQKASALGPQSIQPSKDLEPIKVPKKRGPKPGNKLNWAKRAGWLEDAMAGPGRPATVPGRTRGRLPANWTQTLALQQAQTQAQPIKIPKKRGPKPGSKRKPRVVPNPVPTSPTSSTPEPDTSTVPLDNATIPNSALQAPTVCVYLNKYGKVGLHLDQRRIQQLPDHFGPGRASSVLQQCVQACVDSAHDQSTVFSCLKSGQGGEVISAYFDEQQHTLTLPTVSSVTYVLRFLEKLCHNLHCDALFGSQPVARGALHYNSLTYTTERRSFGDSLTTGPGNKRFLQNYNSPLPQKLAKISRHSTDGESFMENSVATSEHLKKSPLSPNSTALSPGLRSPTKLLHHNSFTGSLRESPRPSGQDPNLWTVEDVMKYIREIDPVLAPHADLFRKHEIDGKALLLLRSDMMMKYMGLKLGPALKLTFHIDKLKRQ, encoded by the exons ATGAGGAAACCCGTACCACAGAAAG CTATAGAGTGGAAAGATGCCAGAAGGATCAAGCATGCCCGGAGCGGACGGCCCTCCCGGGTGCCTTCACAGTACCAAG GACATTTCAGCTGGGAGAAATACTTGAAAGAGACCggcgctgctgctgcacctgctTCATGCTTCAAACAG AGTCCCACGCCTCCGGTTAACGAGTTCAAGGCCGGGATGAAGCTGGAGGCCCAGGACCCGCGGAACACCACGTCCACCTGCATCGCCACAGTGGTGGGCCTGACGGGCTCGCGGCTGCGGCTGCGATTGGACGGCTCCGACAACAAGAACGACTTCTGGCGCTTGGTGGACTCCTCAGAGATCCAGCCTATTGGCAGCTGTGAGAAGAGTGGAGGCATGCTGCAGCCGCCACTCG GTTTCCGGCTCAACGCTTCCTCCTGGCCCATGTTCCTACTGAAAACACTAAATGGAGCTGAGATGGCACCGTCTCGCATTTTTCACAAG CAGGAGCCTCCCGCACCGGAGCAGAACTCCTTTCAGATGGGCATGAAGCTGGAGGCGGTGGACCGGAAGAATCCCCACTTTATCTGTCCAGCCACAGTGGGTGCGCTGCGTGGTGTTGAGGTGCAGGTCACCTTCGATGGCTGGCGGGGGGCCTTTGACTACTACTGCCGCTACGACTCACGCGACATCTTCCCCGTTGGCTGGTGCTCACTCACCGGAGACAACCTCCAGCCGCCTGGTACCAAAG TAGTGTTGCCTAAGAGTCTTGGGGCGTTAGCAGATGGGGGTGTAGAGACTCCAGCCATGCACCCCACCCCAACACTGGGCAGACCTCCGGGTCAGAGAGGACGGAAGCCAGGCCGGAGGAAAACCAAGGTCACAGTTCCCTGGGGTCAGAAGGCTTCAGCGTTGGGACCACAGAGCATCCAACCGAGCAAAGACCTTGAGCCCATCAAGGTCCCCAAAAAACGAGGGCCCAAGCCTGGCAACAAG CTGAACTGGGCAAAGAGAGCTGGCTGGCTGGAGGATGCCATGGCTGGCCCGGGCCGGCCGGCGACAGTCCCCGGGCGAACCAGGGGCCGACTGCCGGCCAACTGGACACAGACGTTAGCGCTGCAGCAGGCCCAGACTCAGGCACAACCCATCAAGATCCCAAAGAAACGAGGGCCCAAGCCTGGCAGCAAG agaaAACCGCGCGTGGTCCCTAATCCAGTCCCCACGTCTCCCACCAGCAGCACCCCAGAGCCCGACACCAGCACTGTGCCTCTGGACAATGCCACCATCCCCAACTCTGCACTACAGGCTCCCACAG tttgtgTTTACCTAAACAAGTACGGCAAAGTTGGACTCCATTTGGACCAGCGGCGTATCCAGCAGCTCCCGGACCATTTTGGGCCCGGCCGAGCGTCCTCGGTGCTCCAGCAGTGTGTCCAGGCTTGTGTGGACTCCGCTCACGACCAGAGCACCGTCTTCTCTTGCCTTAAATCTGGCCAAGGTGGTGAAGTCATTTCTG CGTACTTtgacgagcagcagcacaccCTGACCCTGCCCACAGTCAGCAGCGTCACCTACGTCCTCCGCTTCCTGGAGAAGCTTTGCCACAACCTTCACTGCGATGCGCTGTTTGGCAGCCAGCCTGTTGCCAGAGGAGCCCTGCACTACAACAGTCTCACGTACACGACAG AGCGGAGGAGTTTTGGTGACAGCCTGACGACGGGCCCCGGCAACAAGAGGTTCCTCCAGAACTACAACAGTCCGTTACCACAGAAACTGGCCAAAATCTCCCGACACTCCACCGATG GTGAGTCCTTCATGGAGAACAGCGTGGCCACATCCGAGCACTTAAAGAAAAGCCCCCTCTCTCCAAACTCCACGGCTCTGTCACCGGGTCTCAGGTCTCCCACCAAGCTGCTGCATCACAACAGCTTCACAG GCAGTTTACGGGAGAGCCCGAGACCCAGCGGTCAGGACCCCAACCTGTGGACGGTGGAGGACGTCATGAAGTACATCAGAGAAATCGACCCCGTGCTGGCACCACACGCCGACCTTTTTAGAAAACAT GAGATTGACGGCAAAGCACTCCTGTTGCTGCGTAGCGACATGATGATGAAATACATGGGCTTGAAGCTCGGCCCCGCCCTCAAACTCACCTTCCACATCGACAAGCTCAAGCGGCAGTGA
- the LOC133014419 gene encoding polycomb protein SCMH1 isoform X3, translating into MRKPVPQKAIEWKDARRIKHARSGRPSRVPSQYQGHFSWEKYLKETGAAAAPASCFKQSPTPPVNEFKAGMKLEAQDPRNTTSTCIATVVGLTGSRLRLRLDGSDNKNDFWRLVDSSEIQPIGSCEKSGGMLQPPLGFRLNASSWPMFLLKTLNGAEMAPSRIFHKQEPPAPEQNSFQMGMKLEAVDRKNPHFICPATVGALRGVEVQVTFDGWRGAFDYYCRYDSRDIFPVGWCSLTGDNLQPPGTKVLPKSLGALADGGVETPAMHPTPTLGRPPGQRGRKPGRRKTKVTVPWGQKASALGPQSIQPSKDLEPIKVPKKRGPKPGNKLNWAKRAGWLEDAMAGPGRPATVPGRTRGRLPANWTQTLALQQAQTQAQPIKIPKKRGPKPGSKRKPRVVPNPVPTSPTSSTPEPDTSTVPLDNATIPNSALQAPTVCVYLNKYGKVGLHLDQRRIQQLPDHFGPGRASSVLQQCVQACVDSAHDQSTVFSCLKSGQGGEVISAYFDEQQHTLTLPTVSSVTYVLRFLEKLCHNLHCDALFGSQPVARGALHYNSLTYTTERRSFGDSLTTGPGNKRFLQNYNSPLPQKLAKISRHSTDGESFMENSVATSEHLKKSPLSPNSTALSPGLRSPTKLLHHNSFTGSLRESPRPSGQDPNLWTVEDVMKYIREIDPVLAPHADLFRKHEIDGKALLLLRSDMMMKYMGLKLGPALKLTFHIDKLKRQ; encoded by the exons ATGAGGAAACCCGTACCACAGAAAG CTATAGAGTGGAAAGATGCCAGAAGGATCAAGCATGCCCGGAGCGGACGGCCCTCCCGGGTGCCTTCACAGTACCAAG GACATTTCAGCTGGGAGAAATACTTGAAAGAGACCggcgctgctgctgcacctgctTCATGCTTCAAACAG AGTCCCACGCCTCCGGTTAACGAGTTCAAGGCCGGGATGAAGCTGGAGGCCCAGGACCCGCGGAACACCACGTCCACCTGCATCGCCACAGTGGTGGGCCTGACGGGCTCGCGGCTGCGGCTGCGATTGGACGGCTCCGACAACAAGAACGACTTCTGGCGCTTGGTGGACTCCTCAGAGATCCAGCCTATTGGCAGCTGTGAGAAGAGTGGAGGCATGCTGCAGCCGCCACTCG GTTTCCGGCTCAACGCTTCCTCCTGGCCCATGTTCCTACTGAAAACACTAAATGGAGCTGAGATGGCACCGTCTCGCATTTTTCACAAG CAGGAGCCTCCCGCACCGGAGCAGAACTCCTTTCAGATGGGCATGAAGCTGGAGGCGGTGGACCGGAAGAATCCCCACTTTATCTGTCCAGCCACAGTGGGTGCGCTGCGTGGTGTTGAGGTGCAGGTCACCTTCGATGGCTGGCGGGGGGCCTTTGACTACTACTGCCGCTACGACTCACGCGACATCTTCCCCGTTGGCTGGTGCTCACTCACCGGAGACAACCTCCAGCCGCCTGGTACCAAAG TGTTGCCTAAGAGTCTTGGGGCGTTAGCAGATGGGGGTGTAGAGACTCCAGCCATGCACCCCACCCCAACACTGGGCAGACCTCCGGGTCAGAGAGGACGGAAGCCAGGCCGGAGGAAAACCAAGGTCACAGTTCCCTGGGGTCAGAAGGCTTCAGCGTTGGGACCACAGAGCATCCAACCGAGCAAAGACCTTGAGCCCATCAAGGTCCCCAAAAAACGAGGGCCCAAGCCTGGCAACAAG CTGAACTGGGCAAAGAGAGCTGGCTGGCTGGAGGATGCCATGGCTGGCCCGGGCCGGCCGGCGACAGTCCCCGGGCGAACCAGGGGCCGACTGCCGGCCAACTGGACACAGACGTTAGCGCTGCAGCAGGCCCAGACTCAGGCACAACCCATCAAGATCCCAAAGAAACGAGGGCCCAAGCCTGGCAGCAAG agaaAACCGCGCGTGGTCCCTAATCCAGTCCCCACGTCTCCCACCAGCAGCACCCCAGAGCCCGACACCAGCACTGTGCCTCTGGACAATGCCACCATCCCCAACTCTGCACTACAGGCTCCCACAG tttgtgTTTACCTAAACAAGTACGGCAAAGTTGGACTCCATTTGGACCAGCGGCGTATCCAGCAGCTCCCGGACCATTTTGGGCCCGGCCGAGCGTCCTCGGTGCTCCAGCAGTGTGTCCAGGCTTGTGTGGACTCCGCTCACGACCAGAGCACCGTCTTCTCTTGCCTTAAATCTGGCCAAGGTGGTGAAGTCATTTCTG CGTACTTtgacgagcagcagcacaccCTGACCCTGCCCACAGTCAGCAGCGTCACCTACGTCCTCCGCTTCCTGGAGAAGCTTTGCCACAACCTTCACTGCGATGCGCTGTTTGGCAGCCAGCCTGTTGCCAGAGGAGCCCTGCACTACAACAGTCTCACGTACACGACAG AGCGGAGGAGTTTTGGTGACAGCCTGACGACGGGCCCCGGCAACAAGAGGTTCCTCCAGAACTACAACAGTCCGTTACCACAGAAACTGGCCAAAATCTCCCGACACTCCACCGATG GTGAGTCCTTCATGGAGAACAGCGTGGCCACATCCGAGCACTTAAAGAAAAGCCCCCTCTCTCCAAACTCCACGGCTCTGTCACCGGGTCTCAGGTCTCCCACCAAGCTGCTGCATCACAACAGCTTCACAG GCAGTTTACGGGAGAGCCCGAGACCCAGCGGTCAGGACCCCAACCTGTGGACGGTGGAGGACGTCATGAAGTACATCAGAGAAATCGACCCCGTGCTGGCACCACACGCCGACCTTTTTAGAAAACAT GAGATTGACGGCAAAGCACTCCTGTTGCTGCGTAGCGACATGATGATGAAATACATGGGCTTGAAGCTCGGCCCCGCCCTCAAACTCACCTTCCACATCGACAAGCTCAAGCGGCAGTGA